The Leclercia sp. S52 genome has a segment encoding these proteins:
- the rpmF gene encoding 50S ribosomal protein L32 has translation MAVQQNKPTRSKRGMRRSHDALTAVTSLSVDKTSGEKHLRHHITADGFYRGRKVITK, from the coding sequence ATGGCCGTACAACAGAATAAACCAACCCGTTCCAAACGTGGCATGCGTCGTTCCCATGACGCGCTGACCGCAGTTACCAGCCTGTCTGTAGACAAGACTTCTGGTGAGAAACACCTGCGTCACCACATCACTGCTGACGGTTTCTACCGCGGCCGCAAGGTTATCACTAAGTAA
- the yceD gene encoding 23S rRNA accumulation protein YceD, with protein MQKVKLPLTLDPVRTAQKRLDYEGIYTRDQAERVAESVVSVDSDVECSMSFEIDPQRLAVITGDAKVSVTLECQRCGKPFPLHVHTTYCFSPVRSDEQAEALPEAYEPIEVNEFGEIDLLALVEDEIILTLPVVPVHDSEHCEVSEADMVFGELPDEAQKPNPFAVLASLKRK; from the coding sequence ATGCAAAAGGTAAAATTACCCCTGACTCTTGATCCGGTTCGTACGGCTCAAAAACGCCTTGATTACGAAGGTATCTATACTCGTGATCAGGCTGAGCGTGTCGCCGAATCCGTAGTCAGTGTGGACAGTGATGTGGAATGCTCCATGTCGTTTGAGATCGATCCCCAGCGCCTCGCCGTTATTACCGGTGATGCAAAGGTGTCGGTCACGCTCGAATGTCAGCGTTGCGGGAAACCGTTCCCACTTCATGTTCACACAACATATTGTTTTAGTCCGGTTCGTTCAGACGAACAGGCTGAAGCACTCCCGGAAGCGTATGAGCCGATTGAGGTTAACGAATTCGGTGAAATCGATCTGCTGGCGCTGGTTGAAGATGAAATCATCCTCACCTTGCCTGTAGTTCCGGTGCATGATTCTGAACACTGTGAAGTGTCCGAGGCGGACATGGTCTTTGGGGAACTGCCTGATGAAGCGCAAAAACCAAACCCATTTGCCGTATTAGCCAGTTTAAAGCGTAAGTAA
- the fabG gene encoding 3-oxoacyl-ACP reductase FabG gives MSFEGKIALVTGASRGIGRAIAETLVARGAKVIGTATSESGAQAISEYLGANGKGLMLNVTDPASIESVLGNIRAEFGEVDILVNNAGITRDNLLMRMKDDEWSDILETNLSSVFRLSKAVMRAMMKKRHGRIITIGSVVGTMGNAGQANYAAAKAGLIGFSKSLAREVASRGITVNVVAPGFIETDMTRALTDEQRAGTLAAVPAGRLGDPKEIASAVAFLASDEASYITGETLHVNGGMYMV, from the coding sequence ATGAGTTTTGAAGGAAAAATCGCACTGGTCACTGGTGCAAGCCGCGGTATTGGCCGTGCTATCGCTGAAACCCTCGTCGCGCGCGGCGCGAAAGTGATCGGCACCGCGACCAGCGAAAGCGGCGCGCAGGCCATCAGTGAGTACCTGGGTGCGAACGGTAAAGGTCTGATGTTGAATGTGACCGATCCTGCATCTATCGAATCTGTTCTGGGAAATATTCGCGCAGAATTTGGCGAAGTGGATATTCTGGTCAATAATGCCGGAATCACTCGCGACAACTTATTGATGCGAATGAAAGATGACGAGTGGAGCGATATTCTCGAAACCAACCTGTCATCTGTGTTCCGTCTGTCAAAAGCGGTAATGCGAGCTATGATGAAGAAGCGTCATGGGCGTATTATCACTATCGGTTCTGTGGTTGGTACCATGGGAAATGCTGGTCAGGCTAACTACGCTGCGGCGAAAGCAGGTCTGATCGGTTTCAGTAAGTCGCTGGCACGCGAAGTTGCGTCCCGCGGGATTACTGTAAACGTTGTTGCTCCGGGCTTTATTGAAACGGACATGACGCGTGCGCTGACCGATGAGCAGCGTGCGGGTACGCTGGCGGCAGTTCCAGCGGGTCGTTTAGGCGACCCTAAAGAAATCGCCAGCGCGGTTGCATTTTTAGCCTCTGACGAAGCGAGTTACATCACTGGTGAAACTCTCCACGTCAATGGCGGGATGTATATGGTTTAA
- a CDS encoding nucleoside triphosphate pyrophosphatase, translating to MPNLILASTSPYRRVLLEKLGVPFECAAPNVDETPQPGESPRHLVVRLAQEKAKSLAARFPDHLIIGSDQVCVLDGMITGKPHTEENARQQLLKARGSIVTFYTGLALYNSSTGHLQTECEPFDVHFRHLSEQEIDDYVRKERPLNCAGSFKSEGLGIALFDRLDGRDPNTLVGLPLIALCQMLRREHYNPLMA from the coding sequence ATGCCAAATCTCATTCTCGCCTCCACGTCACCCTACCGCCGCGTGTTGCTGGAAAAGCTGGGCGTCCCCTTCGAATGCGCCGCGCCGAACGTGGATGAAACCCCACAGCCCGGTGAATCGCCACGCCATCTGGTGGTCCGTCTGGCTCAGGAAAAGGCGAAAAGTCTGGCAGCGCGATTTCCTGACCATCTAATTATAGGTTCCGATCAGGTTTGCGTCCTGGATGGAATGATTACCGGTAAACCGCACACCGAAGAGAACGCCCGCCAGCAGCTGCTGAAAGCGCGCGGCAGTATCGTCACCTTCTACACCGGCCTGGCCCTTTATAATTCGTCTACGGGCCATTTACAGACCGAATGCGAGCCCTTTGACGTGCACTTCCGCCATCTCAGCGAGCAGGAAATTGACGACTACGTGCGAAAAGAGCGGCCGCTAAACTGCGCGGGCAGCTTTAAAAGCGAGGGGCTGGGAATTGCATTGTTTGACAGGCTGGACGGGCGCGACCCGAACACGCTGGTGGGATTACCGCTGATTGCGCTGTGCCAGATGCTGCGCCGGGAGCATTATAACCCGCTGATGGCGTAA
- the fabF gene encoding beta-ketoacyl-ACP synthase II, with the protein MSKRRVVVTGLGMLSPVGNTVESTWNALLAGQSGISLIDHFDTSAYATKFAGLVKDFNCEEIISRKEQRKMDAFIQYGIVAGVQAMQDSGLEITEENATRIGAAIGSGIGGLGLIEENHTSLVNGGPRKISPFFVPSTIVNMVAGHLTIMFGLRGPSISIATACTSGVHNIGQAARIIAYGDADAMVAGGAEKASTPLGVGGFGAARALSTRNENPQAASRPWDKDRDGFVLGDGAGMVVLEEYEHAKKRGAKIYAEIIGFGMSSDAYHMTSPPEDGAGAALAMVNAIRDAGIEPGQIGYVNAHGTSTPAGDKAEAQAVKSVFGDASRRVMVSSTKSMTGHLLGAAGAVESIYSILALRDQAVPPTINLDNPDDGCDLDFVPHEARQVSGLEYTLCNSFGFGGTNGSLIFKKV; encoded by the coding sequence GTGTCTAAGCGTCGTGTAGTTGTGACCGGACTTGGCATGTTATCTCCTGTCGGCAATACCGTAGAGTCTACCTGGAACGCTCTCCTTGCCGGTCAGAGTGGCATCAGCCTAATCGACCATTTCGATACTAGCGCCTATGCAACGAAATTTGCTGGCTTAGTAAAGGATTTTAACTGTGAAGAGATCATCTCGCGCAAAGAACAGCGCAAGATGGATGCCTTCATTCAATATGGAATTGTCGCTGGCGTTCAGGCCATGCAGGATTCTGGCCTTGAAATTACGGAAGAGAACGCAACCCGTATTGGCGCCGCTATTGGCTCCGGGATTGGCGGTCTTGGCCTGATCGAGGAAAACCATACCTCTCTGGTAAATGGTGGTCCACGTAAAATTAGCCCGTTCTTCGTTCCGTCAACGATTGTTAACATGGTGGCAGGTCACCTGACCATCATGTTTGGCCTGCGTGGCCCAAGCATCTCGATTGCCACTGCCTGTACGTCCGGTGTGCATAACATCGGCCAGGCGGCGCGTATTATCGCCTATGGCGATGCCGATGCGATGGTTGCAGGCGGTGCAGAAAAAGCCAGCACCCCACTGGGTGTAGGCGGCTTCGGCGCAGCGCGTGCTCTCTCTACCCGCAACGAAAATCCTCAGGCGGCAAGCCGTCCGTGGGATAAAGACCGTGATGGTTTTGTGCTGGGTGACGGTGCGGGTATGGTCGTGCTGGAAGAGTACGAGCATGCGAAGAAACGCGGCGCGAAAATCTATGCAGAGATCATTGGTTTCGGCATGAGCAGCGACGCTTACCACATGACCTCTCCGCCGGAAGACGGGGCAGGTGCTGCGCTGGCAATGGTTAACGCGATCCGCGATGCGGGTATCGAACCGGGCCAGATTGGCTATGTGAACGCGCACGGTACTTCCACGCCAGCAGGCGATAAAGCTGAAGCGCAGGCCGTGAAGTCTGTGTTTGGCGATGCATCCCGCCGCGTGATGGTCAGCTCGACCAAATCCATGACCGGCCACCTGTTGGGTGCGGCGGGTGCAGTAGAATCAATCTACTCCATCCTTGCGCTGCGCGATCAGGCTGTTCCGCCGACTATCAACCTGGATAATCCGGATGATGGTTGCGATCTGGACTTCGTTCCGCACGAAGCACGTCAGGTCAGCGGTCTGGAGTACACCCTGTGTAACTCCTTCGGCTTTGGCGGCACCAACGGCTCTCTGATCTTTAAAAAGGTCTGA
- the acpP gene encoding acyl carrier protein codes for MSTIEERVKKIIGEQLGVKQEEVVNSASFVEDLGADSLDTVELVMALEEEFDTEIPDEEAEKITTVQAAIDYINGHQA; via the coding sequence ATGAGCACTATCGAAGAACGCGTTAAGAAAATTATCGGCGAACAGCTGGGCGTTAAGCAGGAAGAAGTTGTGAACTCCGCTTCCTTCGTTGAAGACCTGGGCGCAGATTCTCTTGACACCGTTGAGCTGGTAATGGCTCTGGAAGAAGAGTTTGATACTGAGATTCCGGACGAAGAAGCTGAGAAAATCACCACCGTTCAGGCTGCCATTGATTACATCAACGGTCACCAGGCGTAA
- the fabD gene encoding ACP S-malonyltransferase: MTQFAFVFPGQGSQAVGMLSGLAEQYPVIEETFREASDALGYDLWALTQQGPAEELNKTWQTQPALLTASVALWRVWQQQGGKTPALLAGHSLGEYSALVCAGVIAFADAVRLVELRGKFMQEAVPEGTGGMSAIIGLDDASIAKACEESAEGQVVSPVNFNSPGQVVIAGHKEAVERAGAACKAAGAKRALPLPVSVPSHCALMKPAAEKLAVELEKITFNAPTIAVVNNVDVQCETAPEAIRHALVRQLYSPVQWTKTVEFMASQGVEHLYEVGPGKVLTGLTKRIVDTLTASAINEPEALSAALAQ; the protein is encoded by the coding sequence ATGACGCAATTTGCTTTTGTATTCCCCGGCCAGGGTTCCCAGGCCGTTGGAATGTTGTCCGGCTTAGCGGAGCAGTATCCGGTCATCGAAGAGACCTTCCGTGAAGCATCGGATGCCCTGGGCTACGATCTTTGGGCGCTGACCCAGCAAGGGCCTGCTGAAGAGCTGAATAAAACCTGGCAGACCCAGCCTGCACTGCTGACCGCATCGGTCGCACTGTGGCGCGTATGGCAGCAGCAGGGCGGCAAAACGCCAGCGCTGCTGGCCGGTCACAGCCTGGGCGAATACTCTGCACTGGTTTGCGCCGGGGTGATTGCGTTTGCTGATGCCGTGCGTCTGGTTGAACTGCGCGGCAAATTTATGCAGGAAGCGGTGCCGGAAGGCACGGGCGGCATGTCGGCCATTATTGGTCTGGATGATGCTTCCATTGCCAAAGCCTGTGAAGAATCTGCAGAAGGTCAGGTCGTTTCTCCAGTAAACTTCAACTCGCCGGGCCAGGTGGTTATCGCCGGTCATAAAGAAGCGGTTGAACGTGCAGGCGCAGCCTGTAAAGCTGCTGGCGCCAAACGTGCGCTGCCGCTGCCGGTGAGCGTGCCGTCACACTGCGCGCTGATGAAGCCTGCTGCCGAGAAGCTGGCGGTAGAGCTGGAAAAAATCACCTTCAACGCACCGACTATTGCGGTGGTGAATAACGTTGATGTGCAGTGTGAAACCGCGCCAGAGGCTATCCGCCATGCGCTGGTACGCCAGCTGTACAGCCCGGTTCAGTGGACGAAAACCGTTGAGTTTATGGCATCCCAGGGCGTTGAGCACCTGTATGAAGTGGGCCCGGGTAAAGTCCTCACCGGTCTGACCAAACGTATTGTTGATACCCTGACCGCGTCGGCCATTAATGAGCCGGAAGCACTGTCAGCGGCACTCGCGCAGTAA
- the yceG gene encoding cell division protein YceG codes for MKKMLRFILLILVVLGIAAGVGMWKVRQLAGSQILIAEETIFTLKPGTGRLALGEQLYGEKIINRPRVFQWLLRVQPELSHFKAGTYRFTPGMTVKEMLQLLESGKEAQFPLRFVEGMRLSDYLKQLREAPYIKHTLQDDSYATVAEALKFEHPKWVEGWFWPDTWMYTAGTTDVALLQRAHKKMVEAVDKAWEGRMENLPYKDQNQFVTMASIVEKETAVASERDQVASVFINRLRIGMRLQTDPTVIYGMGENYKGKISRKDLETPTDYNTYVISGLPPGPIATPGQASLNAAAHPAKTPYLYFVADGKGGHTFNTNLASHNRSVQDYLKALKEKNAQ; via the coding sequence ATGAAGAAAATGTTGCGCTTTATTCTCCTCATCCTTGTCGTGCTGGGCATTGCTGCTGGCGTGGGGATGTGGAAAGTTCGCCAGCTGGCGGGCAGTCAAATTCTGATCGCCGAAGAGACGATCTTTACTCTGAAACCGGGCACCGGACGGCTGGCGCTGGGCGAGCAGCTGTATGGTGAGAAGATCATTAACCGCCCACGGGTGTTCCAGTGGTTATTACGTGTGCAGCCGGAGCTGTCGCATTTCAAGGCGGGTACCTACCGCTTTACGCCGGGGATGACCGTTAAAGAGATGCTGCAGCTGCTTGAAAGCGGTAAAGAGGCCCAGTTCCCGCTGCGTTTCGTGGAAGGGATGCGCCTGAGCGACTACCTGAAACAGCTCCGCGAAGCCCCTTATATCAAACACACCCTGCAGGACGACAGCTATGCCACCGTCGCTGAGGCCCTGAAGTTTGAGCATCCCAAGTGGGTCGAAGGCTGGTTCTGGCCGGATACCTGGATGTACACCGCAGGTACCACGGATGTGGCGTTGCTACAACGCGCGCATAAAAAGATGGTTGAGGCGGTGGATAAAGCCTGGGAAGGGCGGATGGAGAACCTGCCGTATAAAGATCAGAACCAGTTTGTCACCATGGCCTCGATTGTCGAGAAAGAGACGGCAGTCGCCAGTGAGCGGGATCAGGTCGCCTCGGTATTTATCAATCGCCTGCGCATCGGCATGCGTCTGCAGACCGATCCGACCGTGATTTACGGGATGGGTGAGAACTATAAGGGCAAAATTTCGCGTAAAGACCTGGAAACCCCAACCGATTATAATACCTATGTCATTAGCGGTTTACCCCCGGGGCCGATTGCCACGCCGGGTCAGGCATCGTTGAATGCCGCCGCGCATCCGGCTAAAACGCCGTATCTCTATTTCGTCGCAGACGGAAAGGGTGGACATACTTTTAACACCAATCTTGCCAGTCATAATCGTTCCGTCCAGGACTATCTGAAGGCACTTAAGGAAAAAAATGCGCAGTAA
- the rluC gene encoding 23S rRNA pseudouridine(955/2504/2580) synthase RluC — MKTETPAVKMVAITEDEAGQRIDNFLRTQLKGVPKSMIYRILRKGEVRVNKKRIKPEYKLEAGDEVRIPPVRVAEREEEAVSPHLNKVAALTNVILYEDDHILVLNKPSGTAVHGGSGLSFGVIEGLRALRPEARFLELVHRLDRDTSGVLLVAKKRSALRSLHEQLREKGMQKDYLALVRGQWQSHVKVVQAPLLKNILQSGERIVRVSQEGKPSETRFKVEERYEFATLVRCSPVTGRTHQIRVHTQHAGHPIAFDDRYGDREFDKQLAGTGLSRLFLHAAALKFTHPGTGEVMRIEAPLDEQLKRCLKVLRG, encoded by the coding sequence ATGAAAACAGAGACTCCAGCCGTAAAAATGGTTGCCATCACCGAAGATGAAGCGGGGCAACGCATTGACAACTTTTTGCGCACCCAACTGAAGGGTGTGCCAAAGAGCATGATTTATCGCATCCTGCGAAAGGGTGAGGTGCGGGTAAATAAAAAGCGCATCAAACCTGAATACAAACTTGAAGCGGGTGATGAAGTGCGCATCCCGCCAGTGCGCGTCGCCGAACGTGAAGAAGAGGCGGTGTCGCCGCATCTGAATAAGGTCGCCGCGCTGACGAATGTGATTTTATATGAAGACGATCATATTCTGGTGCTCAACAAACCCTCTGGTACAGCCGTACATGGCGGCAGCGGGTTGAGCTTCGGGGTGATTGAAGGTTTGCGCGCGCTGCGCCCGGAAGCCCGCTTCCTTGAGCTGGTACATCGCCTAGACCGCGACACCTCCGGCGTTCTGCTGGTCGCCAAAAAGCGTTCGGCGCTGCGTTCGCTGCATGAGCAGCTGCGCGAGAAAGGGATGCAGAAGGATTATCTCGCGCTGGTGCGCGGACAGTGGCAGTCCCATGTCAAAGTGGTGCAGGCGCCGCTGCTGAAAAACATTCTGCAAAGCGGTGAGCGTATCGTTCGCGTAAGCCAGGAAGGTAAACCGTCTGAAACCCGGTTTAAGGTGGAAGAGCGTTACGAATTTGCCACCCTCGTGCGCTGCAGCCCGGTGACCGGACGAACCCACCAGATCCGCGTTCACACGCAGCATGCGGGCCATCCTATCGCCTTTGACGATCGCTATGGCGATCGCGAGTTTGATAAACAGCTGGCCGGAACGGGCTTATCGCGTCTGTTCCTGCATGCCGCCGCGCTGAAGTTTACCCACCCGGGTACTGGCGAGGTGATGCGTATCGAAGCCCCGCTGGACGAGCAGCTGAAGCGCTGTCTGAAAGTTCTGCGCGGTTAA
- the rne gene encoding ribonuclease E, with the protein MKRMLINATQQEELRVALVDGQRLYDLDIESPGHEQKKANIYKGKITRIEPSLEAAFVDYGAERHGFLPLKEIAREYFPSNYNAHGRPNIKDVLREGQEVIVQIDKEERGNKGAALTTFISLAGSYLVLMPNNPRAGGISRRIEGDDRTELKEALASLELPDGMGLIVRTAGVGKSAEALQWDLGFRLKHWEAIQKAAESRPAPFLIHQESNVIVRAFRDYLRQDIGEILIDNPKVLELARQHIAALGRPDFTSKIKLYTGEIPLFSHYQIESQIESAFQREVRLPSGGSIVIDSTEALTAIDINSARATRGGDIEETAFNTNLEAADEIARQLRLRDLGGLIVIDFIDMTPVRHQRAVENRLREAVRQDRARIQISHISRFGLLEMSRQRLSPSLGESSHHVCPRCSGTGTVRDNESLALSILRLIEEEALKENTKEVHAIVPVPVASYLLNEKRAAVSAIEARLSGVRCVIVPNDQMQTPHYSVLRVRKGEETSTLSYMLPKLHEEEMALPSDEEYAERKLPEQPALAAFVMPEAPPAPAQEAVVAKPAAAKPAAEVSQPAEQPGLLSRFFSALKKMFAGEEPQPAPAPVEKKEEKQERSPDRRKRQNNRRDRNERRDNRSENNEGREGSESRDNRESRDNRDNREGRERREGRDDNRRNRREKPQQNAEDREIRQPVSEEADKGRQRDEQQPRRERNRRRNDDKRQAQQEVKALNREEETVQDADQEERVQVMPRRKQRQLNQKVRFESQTEEAAVEAVAPQVEPAQSTELAKVDLPAVIENAPEQEETGEGRDNAGMPRRSRRSPRHLRVSGQRRRRYRDERYPLQSPMPLAIACASPEMASGKAWIRYPVARPQEQQFDEQNAAVEAVAPVAPVVDEAIVEAAAVVIPEPQVAEVETAHPEVIAAPVTEQPQIIAPEDAVVAEQVVEEAKAADPVEITEEAVEPQPVVEVEVETEVQPEVEIEVEPVAEVAEEEPEVAEVKAPEVKPAPAAQVNADLHHATAPMTRAPAPEYVPEAPRHSDWVRPAFDFDGKGSAGGHSATHQATAPATRPQPAE; encoded by the coding sequence ATGAAAAGAATGTTAATCAACGCAACTCAGCAAGAAGAGTTGCGTGTCGCCCTTGTGGATGGGCAGCGTCTGTACGATCTGGATATCGAAAGTCCTGGACACGAACAGAAAAAAGCGAACATTTACAAAGGCAAAATCACCCGTATTGAACCTAGCCTCGAAGCCGCATTTGTTGACTACGGTGCCGAGCGTCATGGTTTCCTCCCCCTCAAAGAGATCGCTCGCGAGTACTTCCCTTCCAACTATAACGCCCATGGCCGCCCGAACATCAAAGATGTGCTGCGTGAAGGCCAGGAAGTTATCGTTCAGATCGATAAAGAAGAGCGTGGCAACAAAGGCGCTGCGCTGACCACCTTTATCAGTCTCGCAGGCAGCTATCTGGTACTGATGCCAAACAACCCGCGTGCGGGTGGTATCTCTCGTCGGATTGAAGGCGACGATCGTACCGAGCTGAAAGAAGCGCTGGCCAGTCTTGAACTGCCAGACGGCATGGGCCTGATTGTTCGTACCGCAGGCGTAGGCAAATCTGCCGAAGCGCTGCAGTGGGACCTCGGCTTCCGCCTGAAGCATTGGGAAGCGATTCAGAAAGCTGCTGAAAGCCGCCCTGCTCCATTCCTGATCCACCAGGAAAGCAACGTCATCGTGCGTGCCTTCCGTGATTACCTGCGTCAGGACATCGGTGAAATTCTGATTGATAACCCGAAAGTGCTTGAGCTGGCTCGCCAGCACATTGCCGCGCTGGGTCGTCCTGATTTCACCAGCAAAATTAAACTGTACACCGGTGAAATCCCGCTGTTCAGCCACTACCAGATCGAATCGCAGATTGAATCGGCCTTCCAGCGTGAAGTTCGTCTGCCTTCCGGTGGTTCTATCGTTATCGACAGCACCGAGGCGCTGACCGCTATCGACATCAACTCCGCGCGTGCAACCCGCGGCGGCGATATCGAAGAAACCGCGTTCAACACCAACCTCGAAGCGGCCGATGAGATTGCGCGTCAGCTGCGTCTGCGTGACCTGGGCGGCCTGATCGTTATCGACTTTATCGATATGACGCCAGTACGCCACCAGCGCGCGGTGGAAAACCGTCTGCGTGAAGCGGTGCGTCAGGATCGTGCGCGTATCCAGATCAGCCACATCTCCCGTTTTGGCCTGCTGGAGATGTCCCGTCAGCGTCTGAGCCCGTCCCTCGGTGAATCCAGCCACCACGTCTGCCCACGCTGTAGCGGCACCGGCACCGTGCGTGACAATGAATCGCTGGCGCTCTCAATTCTGCGTCTGATTGAAGAAGAAGCGCTGAAAGAGAACACCAAAGAAGTCCACGCCATTGTGCCTGTGCCGGTCGCCTCCTACCTGCTGAACGAAAAACGTGCCGCGGTAAGCGCAATCGAAGCCCGTCTGAGCGGCGTACGCTGCGTGATCGTGCCTAACGACCAGATGCAAACCCCGCACTACTCTGTACTGCGCGTGCGCAAAGGCGAAGAGACATCCACCCTGAGCTACATGCTGCCGAAGCTGCATGAAGAGGAGATGGCTCTGCCTTCTGACGAAGAGTACGCCGAGCGTAAGCTTCCGGAACAGCCAGCTCTGGCAGCGTTTGTGATGCCAGAAGCACCACCTGCGCCAGCGCAGGAGGCCGTGGTAGCCAAACCGGCAGCCGCTAAACCTGCGGCAGAAGTCAGCCAGCCTGCTGAACAGCCTGGTTTGCTGAGCCGCTTCTTCAGCGCGCTGAAGAAAATGTTTGCTGGCGAAGAGCCGCAGCCAGCCCCGGCACCGGTTGAGAAGAAAGAAGAGAAGCAGGAGCGTTCTCCGGATCGTCGTAAACGTCAGAACAACCGTCGTGACCGCAACGAGCGCCGCGATAACCGTTCAGAGAATAACGAAGGTCGTGAAGGCAGCGAAAGCCGTGACAATCGCGAAAGCCGCGATAATCGCGACAACCGCGAAGGCCGTGAGCGCCGCGAAGGTCGTGACGATAACCGTCGCAACCGTCGCGAGAAGCCGCAGCAGAATGCGGAAGATCGTGAAATTCGCCAGCCGGTCAGCGAAGAGGCTGACAAAGGCAGACAGCGTGATGAGCAGCAGCCACGCCGCGAGCGCAACCGTCGTCGTAATGATGACAAGCGCCAGGCGCAGCAGGAAGTTAAAGCGCTGAATCGCGAAGAAGAGACCGTGCAGGATGCCGATCAGGAAGAACGCGTTCAGGTTATGCCGCGCCGTAAGCAGCGTCAGCTGAACCAGAAAGTGCGCTTTGAGTCTCAGACCGAAGAAGCCGCTGTTGAAGCGGTAGCGCCTCAGGTTGAACCGGCCCAGAGCACCGAACTGGCCAAAGTCGACCTGCCTGCGGTTATCGAAAATGCGCCTGAGCAGGAAGAGACCGGCGAAGGTCGTGATAATGCGGGAATGCCGCGTCGTTCACGTCGTTCCCCGCGTCACCTGCGCGTGAGCGGTCAGCGTCGTCGCCGTTATCGTGACGAGCGTTACCCGCTGCAGTCACCGATGCCGCTGGCTATCGCCTGTGCGTCACCAGAAATGGCCTCCGGTAAAGCCTGGATCCGTTATCCGGTTGCGCGTCCTCAGGAGCAGCAATTTGACGAGCAGAACGCGGCTGTCGAAGCGGTAGCCCCGGTAGCGCCAGTCGTTGATGAAGCGATCGTCGAGGCGGCGGCAGTGGTTATCCCTGAGCCACAGGTGGCTGAAGTTGAAACTGCACATCCGGAAGTGATTGCTGCGCCTGTGACTGAACAGCCGCAGATTATCGCGCCTGAAGATGCAGTTGTTGCAGAACAGGTCGTGGAGGAAGCTAAGGCTGCCGATCCGGTTGAAATCACCGAGGAAGCCGTTGAGCCTCAGCCGGTAGTGGAAGTTGAAGTGGAAACTGAAGTTCAACCTGAAGTTGAAATTGAAGTTGAACCTGTTGCTGAAGTTGCTGAAGAGGAACCTGAAGTCGCTGAAGTCAAAGCGCCGGAAGTGAAGCCAGCACCAGCCGCTCAGGTTAACGCGGATCTTCACCACGCCACTGCGCCAATGACCCGCGCTCCGGCTCCGGAATATGTTCCGGAAGCACCGCGTCACAGCGACTGGGTACGCCCGGCGTTTGATTTCGACGGTAAAGGTTCTGCTGGCGGCCACAGCGCCACGCACCAGGCCACCGCGCCTGCCACGCGTCCACAGCCGGCTGAATAA
- a CDS encoding beta-ketoacyl-ACP synthase III — protein sequence MYTKILGTGSYLPKQVRTNADLEKMVDTSDEWIVTRTGIRERRIAAPDETVSTMGYEAAQRALEMAGVDKNDIGLIIVATTSATHAFPSAACQVQNMLGIKGCPAFDVAAACAGFTYALSIADQYVKSGAVKNALVIGADVLARTCDPTDRGTIIIFGDGAGAVLLGQSEEPGIISTHLHADGSYGELLTLPNADRVNPDNGIYLTMAGNEVFKVAVTELAHIVDETLEANNLERSALDWLVPHQANLRIISATAKKLGMSMDNVVVTLDRHGNTSAASVPCAFDEAVRDGRIQRGQLVLLEAFGGGFTWGSALVRF from the coding sequence ATGTATACGAAGATTTTAGGTACCGGCAGCTATCTGCCAAAGCAAGTGCGAACCAACGCCGATCTGGAAAAAATGGTAGATACGTCTGACGAGTGGATCGTCACGCGTACAGGTATCCGCGAACGTCGTATTGCCGCGCCAGATGAAACAGTTTCCACCATGGGCTATGAAGCTGCCCAGCGCGCGCTGGAAATGGCGGGTGTCGATAAAAACGACATTGGCCTGATTATCGTTGCGACGACCTCTGCGACCCATGCCTTCCCAAGCGCTGCGTGCCAGGTTCAGAACATGCTGGGCATTAAAGGCTGCCCGGCGTTTGACGTTGCTGCTGCGTGCGCAGGCTTTACCTATGCACTGAGCATTGCCGATCAATACGTGAAATCTGGCGCTGTTAAAAATGCGCTGGTGATCGGTGCTGACGTGCTGGCGCGTACCTGCGATCCTACCGATCGCGGAACGATCATTATTTTTGGTGATGGTGCAGGGGCTGTCCTGTTAGGACAATCTGAAGAGCCGGGCATCATCTCGACGCATCTGCATGCAGACGGTAGCTATGGCGAACTGTTGACGCTGCCAAACGCCGATCGTGTTAACCCGGACAATGGCATCTACCTGACCATGGCCGGTAACGAAGTCTTCAAAGTGGCGGTAACCGAGCTGGCGCACATCGTTGACGAGACGCTGGAAGCGAACAATCTGGAGCGTTCCGCCCTCGACTGGCTGGTGCCGCATCAGGCGAACCTGCGTATTATCAGCGCCACGGCGAAAAAACTCGGCATGTCTATGGATAACGTTGTGGTGACGCTGGATCGTCATGGCAACACGTCTGCAGCATCCGTGCCCTGCGCGTTTGACGAAGCGGTGCGCGATGGACGAATTCAACGAGGCCAACTGGTCTTGCTCGAAGCCTTCGGGGGCGGTTTCACCTGGGGTTCTGCGCTGGTTCGTTTCTAG